The Maridesulfovibrio hydrothermalis AM13 = DSM 14728 DNA window TAGAGTCGTTCACTCCGCCAAGAAGCAGGTATTCGTAGGTCACTCTTTCTCTGGGCTTTAGTGGAAATTTGTCCATTGCTGCCAGCAGATCATCTATATGAGTCTTGGCAGCCTTGGGCATTATCTTTTCACGCAACTCCTGAGTGGGAGCATGAAGAGATATCGCCGGAAGCGTCAAACCTGTTTCACCTAATATTTCCAACGGCTTAATGAATCCCACGGATGAAACTGTTATACGTCTGGGTACAAAACTCAACCCTTCAGGATTATTGAGTGTCTTCAGAGATTTGATAAGATTATCAAGATTGAGCAAAGGTTCGCCCATCCCCATGAAAACCAGATTCTTCAACGGATTTAAGTTGTTATCCTGTAGATATTTTCTGCCGGCCAAAACCTGCCCCAATATTTCGGACATGGTCATGTTGCGCTCAAAGCCCATAAGTCCGGTATTGCAGAACGTGCACCCCATAGCACAGCCGACCTGAGTGGAAAGACACTGGGTATAGCGGCTTTCCATAGGAATAAGGACCGTTTCAACCAAAGCTCCGTCAGCAAGACGCAGCAGTAGCTTGATGGTTCCATCTTTACTGGTTTGAACAACGTCGACTTGCGGATGCGTTAGAACAGCCTTGTTTTTAAGCTCATCGCGCAACTTTTTAGCAAGATTGGTCATCTCATCAAAATCGCATACGCCCTTCTGCCAAAGCCATTGCCAGATCTGCTTGGTTCTGAACTTGGGAGCCTTAAGCTCTTTCACTACAAAATTCTCAAGCTCACCATAATCTAAATTAAGTATATCTATCATTTACTTCATCTTCCTGGGGTTAAAGCGGACAATGCGCACTCTATGCTCCACCCATTTAACGGTCAAAACATCCAGTTCTTCAATTTCAATCATTTTTCTAATCATAGGCGGGAGAGATTCAAAAAACTTATTGAACTCATTAAAATCATGTGAAGCAAGCAGAAGAACCGCACTTTTGAATTTAGTATTTTTAAAGTAACTGTATGAAGGGTACTTTTCCGCGTCAGAATACTCTTTCTTGAAAAGATCAGCGGCAATATACGGCGTTGCCAGAGCCTGTACGACCTCTGCGGGACGCGCACTCGAACCGAGCGAGTACATGCACCTGCCGCCGTTATCAAGCTTTTTCAGATAGTAGACCACATCAGGAAAAGTCTTGATAAAAAAGGGCCGATGAAGAACAAGCGTCTCTCCGTCAACCATTTCATTAATCTTATCTGCAACAGCCTGCCCCATCACCGGCAGAGGCCTGTTTTCAGTAAGTGATGCATACGACGGAAGAGCATTGTAATAAAAAGGCATTACCGCAACCATCCCCAGTGAAGCCCCTATGATATGCAAAGCCGGACGTTCATACTGCTTGATACTGACCACAAGCAAAATAACGAAAAAGCAGGCAAGGGCGATAAAAAAAGGAATCATAAATTCCATATATTGACCAACAGCCACCCCGTCAGCGAGATTGACCGAGACATTTCCTGACTTGAAAGAGCGGTAGCCAAGCAATGCCGCCATAGAGCACAGCCAGATAAACCCCATTTCAAAAAAAGTTCTATAAGCTTTGTCCCGCTTGGCATTAACCAGCCAGTCGCAGACAAGAATTGCGAGTATGGGAAGAACGGGAAGCATATACCGATTAGACTTAAGCTTGAAAAGTAAGGTGAATATCAGCAGGTAGACTATAAAAATACAAACCATGAAAATATACTTTTCATCAAATTTCTCTTTAACTGCCCGCCAGATTCCAAACACCGTACCGAACACATAACCGCCCCAGGGAAAAAAGATAACGGTCAGAGTATCGAAATAAGGATCAAGACGGGTCAACTTGTCTAAGGCTTTTGTGCCAGTCGTTGAGGTGTTATGAAAAAACTGCCCCACCAGACCTTGCGAGTAATCAAAACCGCTATTAATCCAGGCAGCATAAAGCCAAAGGAAAAAAGGAATACATCCCGCCAGAAACCACAGAAAAAGTATTTTGCGGTCATTCCACTTGGCAATGATCAGACCGCCGGGACTCAGTGAAGATAAAAATGAAGCAGACTCGCCTAGTTCGTGTTTTCTGTTCACATTATAGCGGATACCTACCGCCAGCACATACCCGGCCAAAGGCAGGAAGGCAAAAGGCCCTTTAGCCAGCACTCCCAGAGCAGTGAGTATTGCCCCGCCGGCGGCTACGCCTTCACTCCTGTCGCCCAGATACCGGAGCAGATAAAAAAAACAGGCCCATGTTACGCAGCACGCAAAAACAACGTCCACTTTGATCATCACGGACATAAATTTAAAAAGAACAGAGCTTTGCAGCATCATACCGGCAAGCAGACCGGTTGCCGCTCCGAAAAGCTTCCTGCCCATCAAAGCAGTACCCAAGACCATAAATACAGAGCAGATAACGGTGGGCATACGCAGCAGAAAAAGAGCATTGCCGCTGAAATCACTGAACGAAGCTATCCATGCAAAAGGATACATAGCCCAATAAGCAAGAGGAGGCTTCTCCATACGGGGAATACCATCAAACATTGGGGCAAAGAAATTGCCCTGCGTAACCATTTCGTAGACAGCGCGGGCATATTTCGGCTCGTCAATATCATAAAAATAATTCAGCCCCGTGCCATAAAAAGAGACTGCGGCCGAAAAAATAAGCAATAATCCTAGCAGGAGAGGCCAGTGTTTTTGACAAAAAGAATTCAAATTCAAACCGGGTTCACTTTGATTGTTCATTATATATCATTCCTGATAAGATTAGTTCTAAACAGCCCGCTACGCTGTACGGGGGTCAACTACTATCA harbors:
- a CDS encoding ArnT family glycosyltransferase — encoded protein: MNNQSEPGLNLNSFCQKHWPLLLGLLLIFSAAVSFYGTGLNYFYDIDEPKYARAVYEMVTQGNFFAPMFDGIPRMEKPPLAYWAMYPFAWIASFSDFSGNALFLLRMPTVICSVFMVLGTALMGRKLFGAATGLLAGMMLQSSVLFKFMSVMIKVDVVFACCVTWACFFYLLRYLGDRSEGVAAGGAILTALGVLAKGPFAFLPLAGYVLAVGIRYNVNRKHELGESASFLSSLSPGGLIIAKWNDRKILFLWFLAGCIPFFLWLYAAWINSGFDYSQGLVGQFFHNTSTTGTKALDKLTRLDPYFDTLTVIFFPWGGYVFGTVFGIWRAVKEKFDEKYIFMVCIFIVYLLIFTLLFKLKSNRYMLPVLPILAILVCDWLVNAKRDKAYRTFFEMGFIWLCSMAALLGYRSFKSGNVSVNLADGVAVGQYMEFMIPFFIALACFFVILLVVSIKQYERPALHIIGASLGMVAVMPFYYNALPSYASLTENRPLPVMGQAVADKINEMVDGETLVLHRPFFIKTFPDVVYYLKKLDNGGRCMYSLGSSARPAEVVQALATPYIAADLFKKEYSDAEKYPSYSYFKNTKFKSAVLLLASHDFNEFNKFFESLPPMIRKMIEIEELDVLTVKWVEHRVRIVRFNPRKMK
- the rlmN gene encoding 23S rRNA (adenine(2503)-C(2))-methyltransferase RlmN, with translation MIDILNLDYGELENFVVKELKAPKFRTKQIWQWLWQKGVCDFDEMTNLAKKLRDELKNKAVLTHPQVDVVQTSKDGTIKLLLRLADGALVETVLIPMESRYTQCLSTQVGCAMGCTFCNTGLMGFERNMTMSEILGQVLAGRKYLQDNNLNPLKNLVFMGMGEPLLNLDNLIKSLKTLNNPEGLSFVPRRITVSSVGFIKPLEILGETGLTLPAISLHAPTQELREKIMPKAAKTHIDDLLAAMDKFPLKPRERVTYEYLLLGGVNDSIEHARQLVRILGHRKCKVNLIAYNPGDRPLYEAPAREKVLAFEKYLWDKKITATIRRSMGQDIKAACGQLKADRLDS